The genomic window GAAGGCCGGCCAGCTGGTGCCGGAGCGGGCTGTCTACCGGGTGCTGCTGGACGTCGCGTCCGAGGATGCCGGTACCACGCTGGCGGGGTTGTCGGCGCATTCCTGGCGCGGCCGGCTCACGCTGCGCACCCGCGGCGAGGCGCCGGCGGGTCACTACGCCAGGCAGGCAATGGCGGCGCTGCTGGGCGAGTCGGGTTTCTGAGCGCGCCGCCGGCGGTTACACTGCGCATTGGGCCTGCCGCCCGCCGTCAGTCGCGGCGGCGGGCCGGACAACGATAACAATGCTTGACGGAGCCGACACCCCATGAACGACAGAATCACGCTGAGCATCGAGGATGGCATTGCCACCTTGCTCCTGAACCGCCCGGCCAAGCTCAATGCGCTGGACCCGGCCATGTTTGCCGCCCTGCTTGAAGCAGGCGAGACCCTGGCTGGCGACGCATCGCTGCGCGCGGTGGTCATCGCCGGCGAAGGCCGTGCCTTTTGCGCCGGCCTGGACATGCAGTCCTTCCAGCGCATGGGGGACAGCCAGGCAGGCGGCGTGCTGGACCAGCCGCTGACCACCCGCACGCACGGCATCTCGAATGCACCGCAGCGGATTGCCACCGTATGGCGCGACGTGCCGGTGCCGGTGATCGCAGCGGTGCATGGCGCGGCCTTCGGCGGCGGCCTGCAGCTGGCGCTGGGCGCGGACATCCGCATCGTCGCGCCCGATGCGAAGATGTCGGTGATGGAAATCAAGTGGGGCTTGGTGCCGGACATGGCTGGGATCGTGCTCATGCGCGAACTGGCGCGGCCTGACGTTGTGCGCGAACTGACCTATACCGGCCGCCAGTTCACCGGCCAGGAAGCGCTGCAGATGGGCTTTGCGACCCAGCTCAGCCCTGATCCGCGCGAGGAAGCGCTGGCGTTGGCCCGCATGATTGCCCGCCAGAGCCCGGACGCAATCCGCGCCGCTAAGCGCCTGCTCAGCCTGCCCACGCATGACCCGGCCGCGGTGCTGTTGGCCGAGTCGGTCGAGCAGCAGAAGCTGATCGGCAGCCCGAATCAGGTAGAGGCGGTCAGGGCCAACCTGGAAAACCGGTTGCCGGAGTTTCGCTAGCGGCGTGCGTGGCGCAAGGCTTTCACGCAATGTGCCAAGCACAAAGCACAAAGCACAAAGCACAAAGCAGCTTTGTCGGTTTGGGGAAATCCGGTTTTCTGCTTTCGCACAGCGCAATACCCTGGAGGTGCATTGCGACGGGCCGTTGATTGAGGCGCGGGACCGCAAAGATTCATCGTATAGCACCGGTGATGCAATGCCCGAAGCGGATAAGGTGCGGCGTTTGTCGTAGAGTGGAATCCCCGAAGGGGCATTCCACCGATGGTGAGCCACGGAAGTCGACCGATGAGACCATCCCGGTTTGCGAACGCGGTGCATTGCCCTTCGAGTATTGCACCCTACGAAAGCGGTTGTGGTTGCATTCGGAGCCCGCGTAGCGACAGTTGCCGTTGCCGTTGCTTTTGACGTGGCCGTGAAATCCCCGTTGGGGGCGCCATGACGGCGATGGCTGAAGCGGATAAGGTGCGGCGTCTGTCTGAGCGAAGCGCAGCGTAGCGAGTTTAGCCGCGCTCCGCTTCAGGCGCCGACGGCACGGGGACCCGCGCAGCGGGGCGAGATCACCGGATCGCCTTTTCTTGCCTACTTCTTTTAGCGAAGCAAAAGAAGTAGGTGCCTGCCGGGGCGAACACCCGGCCTGGTCATGACGACAGTGCAGTGGCGTTGTTTCACCCGGCGTAAAGACGTCACTGCGAAGCAGCAGTTGCTTTGAAGTTTGCAGTTCGCATCGTAACGACCAACATCAACTGCAACGACGAAAGTGCTGCCCGTGCCTTGCCGGGTGACGCAAGGCGGTTGCACTGCCGTGGAGGCAGGCCGGGAGTCCGTCCCGGCGGCCGGGTTACTTTTTTGCTCCGCCAAAAAGTAACCAAAAAAGGCGGCCCCGATGTTCGCGCCCCGCTGCGTGGGGTTCCCGTGTCAGCGGTACCCAGAGCGGGTCGCGGCTAAACTCGCTACGCTGCGCTCAAACAGACGCCGCACCTTTCCCGCTCCGGGTACCGCTGACACGGCGCGCTCAACGGGATTTCACTGCAACGGCAACGCGACTTCAAAAGCAGCGGCAACTGTCGCTGCGCGAACTGCAACTGCCACCGTACCCTCGCCTGCGCTATCGAAAACACGGCCCAGGGACACCCCCCAGCGTCCCACGCAATGCGGCCCCACCATAAACCCAGCCTGCCCGAATATCCTCCGGTTCAGCTAGCCGAGGCGTCAACCCGATCCAGGATGTCCATCGCCTGCGCATGCCTGGCTTCATTCTCGACTGCCACCATCAGCTTGATGATCGCGCCCTGCCGCACGGTGCGAAAGCTCTCGCCATAGTCGCCACTATCGCCAATGCCCGAGTGGTCGGAGCGGTCACTGCGGTCGCCGACGGTGAAGTTGCCCTGCACCGGTCCGGCCTCGCTGTTCATGGCTTCGAGCTGCACCTGGTCGGCGCTGTAACCGGCGGCCAGCAGGGCGTCACGTGCAAGTTCGGCATGGGGAAGGGTGTCATACATGCGCAATACAAAGTCGTTCATCTGATGCTCCATGGCGTTGCCTGTCGATCCCGTTGTGACTGGGGAGGCGCATGAAAGTGCCGACGCGGCGTGGGAAAACCGCAGCCGGCTTGTCGGAACGCATCGTTGCGGGCGATTACCCGAAGCAAG from Noviherbaspirillum sp. L7-7A includes these protein-coding regions:
- a CDS encoding crotonase/enoyl-CoA hydratase family protein → MNDRITLSIEDGIATLLLNRPAKLNALDPAMFAALLEAGETLAGDASLRAVVIAGEGRAFCAGLDMQSFQRMGDSQAGGVLDQPLTTRTHGISNAPQRIATVWRDVPVPVIAAVHGAAFGGGLQLALGADIRIVAPDAKMSVMEIKWGLVPDMAGIVLMRELARPDVVRELTYTGRQFTGQEALQMGFATQLSPDPREEALALARMIARQSPDAIRAAKRLLSLPTHDPAAVLLAESVEQQKLIGSPNQVEAVRANLENRLPEFR